The stretch of DNA GCAAACCAGCataaaaatactcgtacaaacAAATGGGCAATCGAAATGAATTTCCAGCAAAACTTGCCCAAAAACTAATGCACACTAGCTGCCATTCGAGTGCGCTTCTCTTTTAAATGCTTTACAATTTTGGAATCAAATTAGCATAACATTTTTTAATCGAATGTGGCAGAGCTGTGTGCTGTGTATGAAAAAGCCAACTCAACTCTTTACGAAGATTGCAGTGCAGTGGCAAAATACTCGATTGGTTTGGTAACTTTTGAGGGCACTTCAACGCCCaattcaatgttttttgcGGTCTGGAAACTGCTCAAACTTCAAGTCTTGTGGGATTTTCGCCATACGAATGATGGAGCATcatggagtggagtgttgCGCCCGTTTAAtcaaaaagcaattttcaagAGACTTCTCCGGACTCTGCGACAACGATGAGTGGGCAGAGGAGCTCCCCGCCACATATGGTAACCATTAGAGATGGTCATGAGCATGATGCAAGCCCTAacaccacaaaaaacacaaagacaGCAAAAGATGGTAAATAAATGAGAAAGCTATAGTCGGGCCATGAAATGGAGTTGATTTACTGAACAAAATTCGCACCTTTGGCATTATTTGAACcattttaatgaatattttattgtaaattCATGCCACTAAATGATTTGAGTCTAAAAAATGGATAATATCAAACTGGAAAACCTTAGCAGACTTTGAGACTTAGAACATAATTTTTGTCGCCAGGTGTAGTGTGCAGTGTAATTATCTGCTGCAGATTGGGCTCCACGATTTTTGGATTTTCGCttaaaaaattacattaattcGGAGGCCAGCTCCTCTTGATATGTGAAAATCTCCTGCCTCATTTTCAGTAGCTTTTGGCCACCGACACTGACGTAACGAATGCAGAATGCAAGGAAAATTACCAGTCAATGATGCGCCAGatatttcaatgcaaaatgaCGATAAATATTTCGTTGAAGCTGGGCTGCAATTTTACCCTACAAGCGAGGAATACAAGGCGAAACATTTGTGTACGTGATCCGGCCAGGAAGGGAACAATACACTCGGGTACtatgaaaacacacacacacagggacacagatatgtatgtatatagatgCCCAGAGTCATGACCATGGTGTCTTTGCCAATCTGGCTGTTAAAATCGGCCACGCAACAAAAGGAATCGCACACTTCAACGTTTTGAATTTGTAAAAGGATATTTTTCACATTATAATAAGAAATGAGGCTGAAGACGCGCCTCGcatgctgtgtggctgtggctgtggctgtggctgctggggaAAACCCAACCCTATGCCCAGCCCTCTTTGCATCCCTCTCTCCCTGGCCGTATACTTTAAAATGCAGAACAGCTGAAAAATcatataaacacaaataataaaatcgaCAATTTGGCAAGAGGCGCACGCACACAGTCCCAGACACAACCAAACGCGCTTAGATGAGTGTATCCATGTGTCTGTTTGTGGTTGGgatgcgtatgtgtgtgtgtgttgcaatgAGCACATAACCGCAAATGTACTGGCAACAAAACGTGCTGCGATTTCTAAAAAAGAGCCATGAAAATGCTCCaaggatacagatacacaggcAAAACTCTGATGGAAAAATCCTCGCGTAATAGGCCGCAACCCCTTTGACCAGATAAGTTCCTTTAAAGGGGGTATACGACCCTTTCCAACCATGATGCAAGCCATATAAAGTTCAATTCGTTACCAGCCAAAGAAACGAATCAATTAAGAGacatgcaattaaataatgtaAAGCTCTCCACCCGAATCGACAGTTTTTCCTTGACAAGAAGCTAAAAATGTTTCCACTAGTTTGGGTGACTCTACTCATTTTCGCCAGAGCTTCGGCGGATAATAAAACATTGTCGATACAGCCCAGGATATTCAATGGTCAAGAAACGAGCAGCGGTAACCTTGGCGGCATTGGGGTCCAGATATTCTATCTGAAGAAGCTCGTCTGCTCGGGCACGATCCTCTCGACGCGACACATTCTGACGGCTGCCCACTGCTTTGACGATGGTAACCTTCAGTGGTTCCACGTGGTGGCGGGCAATACGAAACAGTACGAAGGCCACACGAAGACCTCAACGAAGAACGTGCTCATAAAGATCAAGATTCATCCCGACTATAATAAAGAGAAGTTCATAGGCGACATAGCCGTGGCCAAGACCCTCATGGTGTTGAAGAGCAATCGCGTTGGCTATGCGACCATCTGTCACTCCCAGCTGTATCCCAAGGAATTTGTCACCGTCGCCGGCTGGGGCATTGATGGCCGAACCGGACTTGGAGTTCGCAACAGACTGCACACCATGCGAGTGCCTATCGTGGATAGGATGCCCTGCGAGAAAGCCATTGGCCGCACCATTCCGAAAAACGTGATCTGCGCCGGCGGCTACGAGCATCgtaccctctgcaagggtgACTCTGGCGGACCCCTGTTGCTCATGAATGAGGTGTGCGGCGTCGGCACATGGACATATGAGTGCGGGGAATCCTCAAAGCCCGATGTCTTCATGAGTGTCAAGTTCTATgcaaagtttattaaaaacaCAATGAGAAATTTGGGCTACTAAAGGAATATCAGCTAAGCTGTAccacaaataaaaactattatttctacatatattttgtgtgtcccTTCAGTCAGGACAGGTAGTCCCAAGCGATCAATCCCAAGGGCAATAAAATACAACCGTAATAAATCTGCGGAGTTTCCCGTTTTAAATCAGCTTTGTAATAAACATTCGCGCATAGAATCTATTTTCCGAGAATTTTAAGAACCTTGTTAAATGTAAAGTAGACACGCCAAGTTCTACACGCGCATGTATCATGTAAAATTGACCGCTCTTTGCACCTACCTATCGTTCACGTGTCATCACCCCATTGCTTTGCTCCcgctgtttctctctctgtctctctatccaACCAAGCGTGAATGGAGAGGGCAAATTGCAGCGTTGGCGCCTGCAACGGCACCACACACCGGCAAATCTCAGCAGAAAATAGTggaaagccagcaacaacacaaaaacacgcaA from Drosophila subobscura isolate 14011-0131.10 chromosome O, UCBerk_Dsub_1.0, whole genome shotgun sequence encodes:
- the LOC117896649 gene encoding seminase, whose product is MFPLVWVTLLIFARASADNKTLSIQPRIFNGQETSSGNLGGIGVQIFYLKKLVCSGTILSTRHILTAAHCFDDGNLQWFHVVAGNTKQYEGHTKTSTKNVLIKIKIHPDYNKEKFIGDIAVAKTLMVLKSNRVGYATICHSQLYPKEFVTVAGWGIDGRTGLGVRNRLHTMRVPIVDRMPCEKAIGRTIPKNVICAGGYEHRTLCKGDSGGPLLLMNEVCGVGTWTYECGESSKPDVFMSVKFYAKFIKNTMRNLGY